Proteins found in one Sporosarcina sp. FSL K6-3457 genomic segment:
- a CDS encoding cation diffusion facilitator family transporter, with protein MKKEDYTNASIIAVWISLISNILLTILKLIVGALFHSPVLLADGFHNAGDVIASGAALTSMRISKRPADEDHPYGHGKAEVIGSAIVAIILGLAAIYIAYEAVSALFEEPAKASFLALLTAFISLVWKQALYVYTIRLGKLANSKGLIATAYDHLADVYASLAAVLGIGLALIGDIYDLHYLSYGDPVAGIIVSVLVIKLAHEMGKEAMDILMEKNISQQRLDELAALIHTIPEVKRIDRLRAREHGHYILVDLRIGIPAELTIQQGHDVSRTIRDTIMAHHEDVDEVLIHLNPWYDESK; from the coding sequence ATGAAAAAAGAGGATTACACAAATGCTTCCATTATCGCGGTTTGGATCAGTTTAATAAGTAATATCCTTTTAACCATTCTTAAATTGATCGTCGGAGCTCTCTTTCATAGTCCAGTTCTACTTGCAGATGGTTTTCACAATGCCGGTGACGTCATTGCCAGTGGAGCCGCCCTAACCTCAATGCGTATTTCCAAGCGCCCCGCTGATGAAGACCATCCTTATGGTCATGGAAAAGCGGAAGTCATTGGTTCCGCCATTGTAGCCATTATTTTAGGATTAGCCGCTATTTACATTGCATATGAAGCAGTTTCAGCATTGTTTGAGGAACCAGCGAAAGCAAGCTTCCTAGCATTACTCACTGCTTTCATCTCACTTGTCTGGAAACAGGCCTTGTATGTCTATACCATTCGCCTTGGTAAATTAGCGAATAGTAAAGGACTCATCGCGACGGCATACGACCATCTCGCCGATGTCTATGCTTCCCTCGCAGCCGTTTTAGGCATCGGGCTTGCCCTCATTGGGGATATATATGATCTTCACTACCTCTCGTACGGCGATCCAGTTGCTGGTATCATCGTGTCAGTATTAGTTATCAAACTTGCCCATGAAATGGGTAAGGAAGCCATGGACATTCTAATGGAGAAAAATATTAGCCAACAAAGATTGGATGAGTTGGCTGCATTAATCCATACCATTCCCGAAGTCAAACGGATTGATAGACTACGTGCTCGTGAACACGGACACTATATTCTCGTCGATTTGCGTATAGGTATCCCCGCTGAATTAACCATCCAGCAAGGACATGATGTGTCTCGGACAATTCGAGATACGATTATGGCACATCATGAAGATGTCGATGAAGTATTGATTCACTTAAATCCTTGGTATGATGAATCGAAATAA